The genomic window CCTGGCTGGTCAGCGTGACGGCCTTGCGGATCGCATCGGCGACCTGGTTGCGGAGCGACGCCTTCGTGATCGACCCGTACGCGCAGGCCAGGAACATGAGGGCGAAGCCGTGGCCGTGCATCGGCTGGCCGCTGTCCTGGCCGGGCCCGGTGATGAGGCCCGTCGCCGTGCTGCACCGGACGAGGTACTCGACGGCGCCCTGCACCGCCTTGGAGTACTTTCCCCGGGTGGGGGAGTTCCCGTGGGCGAGGAACGCCGTCCCGGCCAAGCCGGTCATCGCGACCGGGTAGGCCTGGCCGCCGCCGGTGATCCAGGAGCCGTCCTCGGCCTGGGCCCCGGCCAGGTAGTCCAGCCCCTTGACCACCGCCCGCAGCGTCTCCGGCGTGATGTGCTTGGGCAGGACCTCCTTCTCCTGGCCGGAGGTCGGCCGCGCCGGGGCCAATGCGCCGCCCGCGGCGAGGAGCCCCAGGCCGCGGAGGAATTCGCGCCGACGGAGCAAGGACGACTTGGGTATCATTCCGCCCCCCTCTTCGCCGTCTTCGTCGGCCCGGCCAGGTCGAACCGCACGTGCAGCTCCACCCGCACGGGGATCTCCTGGAACCGGGACGACTCGAGCCGCTTGCGGGGCACCTCCTCGTCGTTCGCGGAGGGCATGATGCCGTAGTAGAGCGCCATCGCCGCGGCGGAGGACTTCTCGCCGGAGACCAGCACCTCCCGGATCCCGGCGATCCGGCCCAGTTCCACCCCGCTGAGCTTGGCCAGCCGGCCCGCCTTGGCGCGGGCGTCGGCGATCGCCTCGCCGTAGGCCTTCTCCTGGAGCGACTCGTAGTCGTCCAGGATGAACCGGACGAGCTTGCTCCCCTCGTTGTTGTACCGGTAGGAGTAGTACGACATGGCGTCGCCGCCCCCCACCTTGCCGCCGGCGTCCTGGGCGACGTCCAGCAACTTGGCCACGAGCTGGAGCAGCGCCTCCTCGTCCATCGACCGGATGTCCGAGACGGTGATCACGAGCTTCCGCCGGAGCTGGACCTCGACCTTCCCCTTGCGGGCGGGGGGCGTGTCCATGTAATACGGGTTGTACGCCTGCCCCTTCTGGTCCACGAGCAGGCCGCGCTCCTCGACCGCGACGTTCTTCATCTTGAGGGTGGAGAAGGCGTCCTGGAGCCTCTTCTTCGCGTCGCGGTACTTCACGATCGCGTCGGCGCTCAGTTCCGAGGAGGCCGAGACCTCCAGGTCGATCTCCAGCCGGTTGGGCCTGGCGACGGCCGTCCCCTTGCCGATCACGGCGAAGCCGTCGATGTTCGCCTGCGCGTTGGCGGCCCCGTCCGCGAGCTGGCCCCGGGCCGGGGCCGCGGAGGCGGCGAGGGCGATCGCCGCGACGGCGACGACCGCGATGTCCGACCTGCTCATTCGGCCCCCCTCATTCTCGGTGACCCGGTCCCTTCGCGGGCGATCTTCTCGGCCCCGGGGGGCCGTCGCGGATAGGCCGAGATCGTACGGTTGCTGATCGCCACCAACAAGCGGTCGGTCAGGATCAGGTCTCCCCCCTCGGCGCCGGTGTCCTGCCCCCGGAAGATCCGACGGACCCGGCCGGTCTGCGGGTCGACCTCGAAGATCCCGCGCGGCGTGAGCTGCCAGAGCCCGTCCCGCCGCACGAGCAGGCGCCCGTCGTGGCATCCCCCCGGCAGGGGGGCCGTCCAGCGGAGCGAGCGCCCCTTCAGGTCGAGCGCCGCGAGCTCCGGCCCGCCCAGATACAGGGTCGCGTCGTCCACCCCGAGCAGCCGCGCCGACTTGGCGATCGGGCGCTCCCACGCGAGTTTCATCCGGTCGGGGTCGATCGCGCAGATGCGGTCCGACTTCAGCCCCTTGATCAGCACGAGGTCACCCAGGAGCAGGGGGCCGCTGCATGCCGTCGAGGGTGCGGCCTGGGGCATCTCGTCGAAGATGATAATGAACCGGCTCTGCGACTGGGAGGGGTCGGTCTCATAGCCGTAGCCCCAGTCCACCGCCCCGGAATCGGCGTCGAGCCGCGCGAGGATCCCGCTGTGCGTGTCCACGTAGACCGAGCCGGCGCGGTAGAGGAGCCGAGGCTGGGGATTCGTCTCCCGCGGGCCGTAGTACCAGTAATAGCGCTCGCCCTCGCGGAAGATCCCGACCTCCGTCTTCCAGAGCAGCTTGCCGTCGCGGGGCCGGATCGCCAGGACGTACTGGCGAGGCTGGCCGTCCTGGCCGCCGCCGCCGTACATCGAGCTCGTCGAGGTCGAGGACTTGCCCGCGATGAACAGGGTGTCCCGGGCCAGGAGTGGAGGGCCCACGAAGTCGATCCCGGCATAGTCGGACAAATCCGAAGACTGCCAGACGAGGTCCCCGTTCTCGGCCCGCCGGCAGGCCAGGCGGAACTCGGCCTGGTAGTTCGGATCCTTGACGTCGCGGCCGAGGGTCCAGACCCGGCCGGAGGCCGCGAGGATGGCGAACCGGTTCGTCTCGATCATCTGGGACTGGCCCTGCGTCGTGGCCTGCTCCAGGTTGTGGAACGACGCGGACCGCCAGAGCAGCTTGCCGCTGGCCAGGTCGACGGCGAACACGTGGCCGAGGTAGTTGGCGAAGAGCGTCTGCCCCTCGACCGCCGTCGCCGGCACGGCACCGCTGAAGGAGGTCGCCTCCCACTGGGACAGCTCGACGGGCGTCATCCCCGCGGTGACCGAGGCCGCAAACTTCACCTGCCAGGCGGCGGCCACCGCCTCGGCCAGCTCCGGCGCCGGGCCGCCGCCCGCGGACGATGCCGGCCCGGCGTCCGCGGCGGGCCCGGACTCCGCCGCGATGCGCCCGAGGTGCACGCCCGCCTTCGCCTTCCTGCCCGCGATCGTGACGACCTCGTCGGCGTAGCGTTCCCCCATCTCGGCGCGGAGGGCCTCCAGCTCCGACCGCCGCCCGGCCCTCGCCAGCGCCAGGGCGGCCTTGACCGTGGTCAGTGCCGGCGGGAGCTCGGAGTCGGGGCGCTCGCGGAGGAGGGCCAGCCAGCAGTCGGCGGCGCGGTCGAACTCCCCCCGCTCGTAGTAGAGGTCGCCCAGCCGGTCCGCCGCGTTGTCCCCGACGGAGGTGAGGAAGTACGACGAGAAGAGCCGCTCGAGCGTCGCCTGCTCGGTCGCCCCCTCGGCCTGGTCCAGCAGCTTCTTCGCGTCCGAGTCGTAGAAGAGCCGATACGCCGCCTGCCCCTCGGACGAGAGGGCGGAGAGGACCGACCGACGCTTCCGGGCCACGGAGATGATGAAGCCGTCCGGCCCGTCGACGAACCGGGCCGCCTGGGCCTCGGGGATGGCGTAGAGCGCCTTGCTCGCCCGCTCCCAGGCCCCCCGCCGCGCGAACCTGTCGAAGTCGTCGAACGCCTCCTTCGTCTCGCTCGATGCCGGCGGCATCTGGAGCGGCCGGTCCGGGCGATCGTTCGACATCCTCTCGGCCGCCTTGTCGTCGGCGCGACCGGATGCGGCGAAGAGCGAGGCGAGCATCGCGAGTAGGCAAGACCGGTGCACGTCGGCGGGGCCCCGATGAAGACATCAATCGTCATGGACCGTACCGCTCAGACCGCCCGGAGAGGGGGTGGCCCTGAAAGGTCTCACAGTTGTAATCGCTGCCACCCGGGGGTTGCAAACGAATTCTCTCGCATTGCCAATCGACGGAGGATGCGGGTCACGAACGGCCACGCGGGCTCATACAACGACGGAAATCGTGATCGACATCGCAATCCTGGTCGCGCTGTTCGACCGCCCGCCGGCCGAAGGTCGGGAAGTCGCCACCGGGACGACGCCTCCTGGCAAATCGGCCGGCGTACGGTCGCGGACTCTCGCCCGCAACTCCGGGCCGGCCCGAAGGGGCATGCGGATCGCGGCCATCCGGCCGCCGGCGAGGAACGATGTCGCGATAGGATTCAGGCGAGGTGAGGGCACGGCGAGCGGGGAATCGAGGACCCCGGCGGGCTGCTCATCGACCTTTGGGTCGAAGGTCGGCGTCGCGCCTGTTACAACGGCGAGCGACCGGCCCGGAGGGTCACTCGACTCGAGGACCGCCCATGCCGGCAAGTGGCCCGCGCAGGATCGTAACGGCTTCGCGGGACTTTCCGCTCCCGTAGATCGCGAGCCCTGTGCGACTCATGCCGCTCCATCCCGGCTCGGAGAGGTCGGGGGATGGCGTAGCGGAGGTGGGAATTCGTCGAATGGGCAGAGTGAGAGTTGAACTCACGACACCAGGATTTTCAGTCCTGTGCTCTACCAACTGAGCTATCTGCCCGGAGTCTCATGAACGCATGCCAGGATAAGGCGAGTCAGCCCGGTTGTCAACCACCTCGTCCTCCGATCCTCGATCCCGCCGGGCGTCCCCGGCCTTCCGCGACACCTTGCGGGCGGGGCTAGCGAACCCGCACTGATTCTACAACCATGTTCTAAATTCGCGATTTGCGTCAATACAGTCGGGGCGGTTCTCACCCCACCCTCCGGCGTCTTAGGTTCTGGAGGGAGCCTCGGCGATCGACGACGCACACCTCCTCTTGGGGCTGGACCGGCATGGGCAAGGGCACGAACGCGCATCAAGAAGGGGCGGGGCTCGCGGACGCGATGGGGAACGCGCCACGTCCGAGCCATTTCCCTCTCCTGCGGCTGCTCCAGCTCCTGGTGCTCCTCCAGACCGAGCGATACCCCAACGCCCGGAGACTGGCCGAGATTTGCGAGGTCAGCCGACGGACGATCTACCGCGACCTTGCCATGCTGGATGAGGCGGGGATCCCGATCCTCTATCGGCCCGAACGGCAGGGATATCAGCTCGCCCGCAGGATGTTCCTCACGGACCCGCGCATCGAGGAGCATGAGGCATTGGCCCTGTTGATCCTCAGTCGCAACTGGGCCGCGGGCGAGGACCTCGGGCTTTCGCGGGCCGCCGGATCGGCCGTGCAGAAGGTCCTCCAAGCGCTTCCCGAGCCGTTGCGCGACAACCTGCTGGCCGCGGCCGAGGTGGTCGGGGACCGGCCGGCGGAGGGGGCCGTGAGCGCGGAACGCACCGAGATCCATTCGCTGCTCTTGAAATCGCTCTCGGACCGTCGCCATGTCCGCATCTGGTTGACCGTGGCCGGGAGCGACGCGGTGGAGTGCACCAAGCTCGCCATCTATCGACTCTCCAGGATCGACGGCCAGTGGTGCCTCGTCGGCCGATCGAGCCGTCATGCGGATGTCTGCCTCATCCCGATGCGCAGCGTCTCGCGGGCCGAGAGCACGGAGGAGGCGTACTCCATCCCTCCGCGTTTCAATCTGGAGCGGTTCCTCGAGCAGGCACGGCCCGCGGTCGAGGGTCGCCCGCACCTGAATGTCGGATGATTCGCCACGATCGGCACGGTGCGTGATGCCTCCGCCGTCATGGGCCGCTCGCAACCACGCCGGTCCGGGCGACCGTCGGCCCATCTCGAGTAGGACGGGGCGGTCGACTTCTCAAGGAAACGAAGAAAACGTGCTTTTTGAGATTGACGTCCGAACGTCCTATCGGTAACTTCATGATGGGATTTGTCAGGCCTATCAAAGGCTTTCGCAGATCCCCATGAGGCTTGCGACATTCAGGTCAACAGTCTTGTGGATCTTTTCTCGGGTGTATCGCCGAAATCGGGCAAGTTGCTCAACGGTTGGATATTGCCCCTCTCGCACGGATGTGACTTCGGGACGACATGCGGGGGTCGACGACAGCGTCGCGATCACCGAGCGTCTCCCTTCCTCAGACCCTGAAGATGCTTGCACTGGGCATTTTGTCCGACTCGCCCCCCACCACACGACGCGCCGGGAAGGGGAAGCTCGGATTGCAGCGCAGCAAGGAGGTGGCTCCATGTTGGTCCTGCGCCCGGATGTGAATCGCCACGTCGTCTCAGGCCATCACGATCGTTGGATGACGCTCCCGGCCCACGCGGAGCGAGTTCGATCGGGATCTCACCCCCGGCCCCGGTCCTCCTCATCGGCGAGGATAGCGGCGTGCCGTCCCTTCCCGTCGGGCCTGCTTCGGTGTTCGTGACGCACTTCCAGAGAAACGTCACATCGGCTCGCATCGCATGACGCGAAACGGAGTGAGCTCCGATCCCGACCGGGGATCCTCGTCCCTCGCTTCATGGCCCCGAAGCCGCGGAACCACGAAGGCCCCACGATCCGCCCTCAACATCCATCAAATAACGACGAGATCCGTCTCCTTATGAACCTCCCATCGATCACTCACGTTGAAGGGCCGGCACGATTGGTCGTGAGGGATGAGACGGACGTGCTCGAGTCCCGGTTGTGGGATCGTGCGCGGCTCAATTTGCTCCTGCTCTACGGCGGACTCCGGAGTGGCGCCGCGAACGCCAAGGTTATGCCCCCTCCCGGCGGCGCCGGCCCCTTGACGGGGGGGCAGGGCCAGCCCTGACCCCGGGCCGCCCGCAAGGGAGTCAGGCGATCGCGATCGGCCCGGCAATCGCCGCAGCCTCGAGGGGCCTCGAGCTGTAGACCCACCGGTTGCCGACCTTCCCGACGACGACGCACGCGCCCGATTCGCGGAGGCAGTAGGCCACGCGACGGGCGAAATCGACCGGGCGATCGAGCCTGCGGGCCAGGTCGTCGGTCGTGAACGGCATCTCCCAGTCCCATCCCCCGGGAAGCAGCGTCCACAGGTCCGACGGCTCGTCGACGGACATCCGACCCGCGACCTGGACGAGGCGGCGATCCGCGACGGCGAAGCCCGGCCGCCGGCGCCGAGGCAGGCGGACCTCGTCGATCTCCACCTCCACGACCTCGAGCGACAGGTTCGGATCGGGCAGGCTACGCGCCAGGCCCACGAGGTCGTCGAACACGTCGAGGCGCGTGCCCCGCTTCGAACTCCGTCGCGAAACGGTCTCCGGCCCGTCCCTGGGCGCCCGGAGGACGATCCGTTTCCGGACGACGACCGGCTTGACGACCCGGATGCGGTGCGAGGGAAGCAGCCGCGCGAGCTTCGCGCGCAACGGCCCGAGCGACGCGGACTGGACCTCGATGACGCGGCCCGTCGCGTCGATCGCGTCGACGCGGAAGCCGTCGAGGGCCACCTCGCTGCGGCCCCCGCCGGCGTCACCGTACAGGTCCTTCAAGGCACGGTGCAGGCTCGATTCCAAGGTGCATCCTCCGTGCGCTCGCCCACCCGGGAGGAGAGGCCTGCCGGGGCTCAGGCGGGTGCCAGCGGCTCGACGCCGAGGTCGCGGATCGTCAGCAGGGGATGGAAGGGGATCCCCTTCGCCCTGAACGCGTCCGCCGCCCCCTCTAGCCGATCAAGCACCACCACGACGAGCGCGACCTTGCAGCCCATCGCCTCCACGGCCTCGATGGCCTGCAACGAGGAGCCCCCGGTCGTGGCCACGTCGTCGAGGATGGCGACCGCGGAGCCGCTCGCGAGCGGGCCCTCGACGAGGTTGCCCATGCCGTGGGACTTGGCCTGCTTCCTCACGAGGAAGCCCCGCAAGTCGCCCCGGCCATGCCAGGGAGCCAGGGCGAGCGTCGCCCCGACGATCGGGTCGGCGCCCATGGTCAGGCCCCCGACCGCGGCGAGTTCCGGATGGGCCGCCAACCGATCGATGACTCCCAACGCGATGAGGCGCGCCCCTTCGGCGGAGAGGGTCACCTTGCGTCCGTCGATGTAGTAATGCGACGACCGACCGCTCGCCAGAGTGAACGACCCCAGCCGCAACGCGTCCCGCTTCAGGACGTCGATCAGTCGAGAACGGGCCGCGTCATCCCAGGTCAGGTCCGCCATGGAGCCCTCCTCACTCACCCCCGCCGGCCAGGGTTTCGTTCGCCCTGAGCGAATCCCCGGGCCAGGCCAGGCTACCACGTCCCCGGGACCGGGCCAAGTCGAGTGCCCACGCCCGTCATCGCGATCGATCGCCAACCCTCCGGGCACACCTCGACGGGGCCCTTCCGTCGGCTGAGGAGCGATGTCTTAATTTTCCTTCGAAAATCTTGGACGCCCATTCCCTGGGAGCTAGGGTCGCTATACAATCAAATCGTCCAAAACGTTCAAGGCGGGGAATCGTCCGTGGATGCATCGAATGAAAACCTGAAGACGAGGATCGTCGCCCAGGCGCTGGGGCTCAGCGTGAGCACGGTGAAGCGGTGGGTCGACACAGGCGTGATCGATGCCAGGCGGACGGTCGGCAATCACCGGCTCATACCACGCTCCGAGGCGATCCGCATGGCGCGGGAGTTGGGGCGGGATCCGGGACTGCTCCAGGCGCAGTCCCCGCGTCCGTCGGCGACGAGCGCGGCCTCGATCGATCAGGCCCTTTGCGACCGCCTCTATCACCTCCTCCGCCAGGGCCACGACCGCGCCGGCCAGGTCAGGCAGTTGATCCGGACGGTCCACGAGACCGGAGGGGCCGTGGGACTGGCGGATGGGCTCGTCGGCCCGGTGATGCAGCGGATTGGCCACGGCTGGCAAGAAGGTGCGGTGGACGTGTATCAGGAACATCTTGCGACGCATGTGATCGCGTCGGTCCTGATGAGCCTGATCGGAGCCTGCCCCGGCACCGGCCCGACGCCGAGGCCGCTGGCGATTGTGGCGGCCCCCGGGGGCGACCCCTACGTCCTCGCGACGCTGCTTGCCGAGCTGGTCCTCCGCGAGTCGGGCTGGGATGTGTGCAACCTGGGCGTCGACCTCCCGCTCCGATCGCTCGCGAATGCGATCCGCCCGAAGCGACCGGGGCTCGTCTGCCTTTCGGTCAGCACGATCAGGGAGCCCGACGCGTTCGACGAGGAGTTCGCCGCGATCCGCGAGGCCGCGGCGTCCGTGAAGGCATCGGTCATCGTCGGGGGGCGGGGGTTCGGCCCGGAGCTCCGATCGCGGCACGCCGACGTCGCCTCCGGCCATCGGATGGCCGACCTGGCCGACTTCGCACGACGCTTGAACACCAGCCTGGGGTCCTCGGCGGCCGCGTCCACCTCGCGAGAGGGATTCGCGGGCCGGCCGGGTCGTTCACGGCCCGACGCCGATCGATCCGACACCCGCGGCCAGGCTACGGGGAGGGAGTGGCACATCGATGGGTAGCCGACAACAGTCGTCCGGCAGGGATCGCTCGGATCATTTCCTGGCGCAAGGCAAGGAGATCACCATGTTGAATGCCGACGAGGAGCGGTCCCTTCTGGAACGGTTGGGCGAGTGCAAGCGGAAGCTTGCCGCGGCCCTGGCGGACGTCCGCAGCGTCGACGTGCCGACCGCGGCGGACGACCCCCATGCGCTGGCCCGCTACATCGCCATCGCCTCCGCGGGCCTCGTGGACGGCGTGACGGGGGCGCAGCTCGGGGCCGTCTATCGTACCTACATGGGGCTCCGCGAACGGTTGGCGATGGCCAACGTGAAGCTCGTCGCCCACGTCGCCAAGCGATTCCGCGATCGCGGGATCCCCTACGGCGACCTCCTCCAGGAAGGCTTCTGCGGCCTCCTCGAGGCGATCGACCGGTTCGACCTCAAGCACGAGACCAAGCTCGCGACCTACGCGACGTGGTGGATCCGCCAGTCGATCCAGCAGGCGGTGGCGGCGGGGGCCTATCCGGTCCGCCTGACGACCCGGCATCTCCGGCAGCTCGCCCAGAACCAGCACGAGATCGATTCGCGTTCCCGAGGCGCCGACGGCCTGCCGCAGGGCGAGCCCGCCGAGACGGGGGGCGAGGTCATCCGCCGGATTCACGCGGCGACCCGCCCCGCGGTCTCCCTCGACGCCGCCCTGGAACGCAATCAGGGGTTCAGCCTCCGGCAAGCGATCGGGAGCGAGGCCAGCGACGAGATCGACGACATGGACGTCGAGGAGACCGTCGGCCGCATCGTCCACGCCCTCCGGCCACGCGAGCAGGAGGTCCTGTCGCTCCGATTCGGGCTCGGGGGTCGGCCGCGCCTCTCGCTCAGCCAGGTCGGCGAGGCACTCTCTGTCTCCAAGGAGCGGGTCCGGCAGATCCAGGATCGCGCCATCGAGAAGCTGCGGAAGATCGCCGACGAGGAGCACCTCGCCCGGCGGCTGGCCCTCGAGCCCTGATCCGGGCCGGGCGTGATCGGTCCGTCTCGAAGGCCGGGGCGTGG from Aquisphaera giovannonii includes these protein-coding regions:
- a CDS encoding SIMPL domain-containing protein, which encodes MSRSDIAVVAVAAIALAASAAPARGQLADGAANAQANIDGFAVIGKGTAVARPNRLEIDLEVSASSELSADAIVKYRDAKKRLQDAFSTLKMKNVAVEERGLLVDQKGQAYNPYYMDTPPARKGKVEVQLRRKLVITVSDIRSMDEEALLQLVAKLLDVAQDAGGKVGGGDAMSYYSYRYNNEGSKLVRFILDDYESLQEKAYGEAIADARAKAGRLAKLSGVELGRIAGIREVLVSGEKSSAAAMALYYGIMPSANDEEVPRKRLESSRFQEIPVRVELHVRFDLAGPTKTAKRGAE
- a CDS encoding outer membrane protein assembly factor BamB family protein; this translates as MSNDRPDRPLQMPPASSETKEAFDDFDRFARRGAWERASKALYAIPEAQAARFVDGPDGFIISVARKRRSVLSALSSEGQAAYRLFYDSDAKKLLDQAEGATEQATLERLFSSYFLTSVGDNAADRLGDLYYERGEFDRAADCWLALLRERPDSELPPALTTVKAALALARAGRRSELEALRAEMGERYADEVVTIAGRKAKAGVHLGRIAAESGPAADAGPASSAGGGPAPELAEAVAAAWQVKFAASVTAGMTPVELSQWEATSFSGAVPATAVEGQTLFANYLGHVFAVDLASGKLLWRSASFHNLEQATTQGQSQMIETNRFAILAASGRVWTLGRDVKDPNYQAEFRLACRRAENGDLVWQSSDLSDYAGIDFVGPPLLARDTLFIAGKSSTSTSSMYGGGGQDGQPRQYVLAIRPRDGKLLWKTEVGIFREGERYYWYYGPRETNPQPRLLYRAGSVYVDTHSGILARLDADSGAVDWGYGYETDPSQSQSRFIIIFDEMPQAAPSTACSGPLLLGDLVLIKGLKSDRICAIDPDRMKLAWERPIAKSARLLGVDDATLYLGGPELAALDLKGRSLRWTAPLPGGCHDGRLLVRRDGLWQLTPRGIFEVDPQTGRVRRIFRGQDTGAEGGDLILTDRLLVAISNRTISAYPRRPPGAEKIAREGTGSPRMRGAE
- the pyrE gene encoding orotate phosphoribosyltransferase, producing the protein MADLTWDDAARSRLIDVLKRDALRLGSFTLASGRSSHYYIDGRKVTLSAEGARLIALGVIDRLAAHPELAAVGGLTMGADPIVGATLALAPWHGRGDLRGFLVRKQAKSHGMGNLVEGPLASGSAVAILDDVATTGGSSLQAIEAVEAMGCKVALVVVVLDRLEGAADAFRAKGIPFHPLLTIRDLGVEPLAPA
- a CDS encoding helix-turn-helix domain-containing protein — translated: MDASNENLKTRIVAQALGLSVSTVKRWVDTGVIDARRTVGNHRLIPRSEAIRMARELGRDPGLLQAQSPRPSATSAASIDQALCDRLYHLLRQGHDRAGQVRQLIRTVHETGGAVGLADGLVGPVMQRIGHGWQEGAVDVYQEHLATHVIASVLMSLIGACPGTGPTPRPLAIVAAPGGDPYVLATLLAELVLRESGWDVCNLGVDLPLRSLANAIRPKRPGLVCLSVSTIREPDAFDEEFAAIREAAASVKASVIVGGRGFGPELRSRHADVASGHRMADLADFARRLNTSLGSSAAASTSREGFAGRPGRSRPDADRSDTRGQATGREWHIDG
- a CDS encoding sigma-70 family RNA polymerase sigma factor — encoded protein: MGSRQQSSGRDRSDHFLAQGKEITMLNADEERSLLERLGECKRKLAAALADVRSVDVPTAADDPHALARYIAIASAGLVDGVTGAQLGAVYRTYMGLRERLAMANVKLVAHVAKRFRDRGIPYGDLLQEGFCGLLEAIDRFDLKHETKLATYATWWIRQSIQQAVAAGAYPVRLTTRHLRQLAQNQHEIDSRSRGADGLPQGEPAETGGEVIRRIHAATRPAVSLDAALERNQGFSLRQAIGSEASDEIDDMDVEETVGRIVHALRPREQEVLSLRFGLGGRPRLSLSQVGEALSVSKERVRQIQDRAIEKLRKIADEEHLARRLALEP
- a CDS encoding helix-turn-helix transcriptional regulator; its protein translation is MGKGTNAHQEGAGLADAMGNAPRPSHFPLLRLLQLLVLLQTERYPNARRLAEICEVSRRTIYRDLAMLDEAGIPILYRPERQGYQLARRMFLTDPRIEEHEALALLILSRNWAAGEDLGLSRAAGSAVQKVLQALPEPLRDNLLAAAEVVGDRPAEGAVSAERTEIHSLLLKSLSDRRHVRIWLTVAGSDAVECTKLAIYRLSRIDGQWCLVGRSSRHADVCLIPMRSVSRAESTEEAYSIPPRFNLERFLEQARPAVEGRPHLNVG